The genomic interval TGCCCTCTGAGCTTTTTTCGTGTGAATAAGCGTTTAATTCACCGCTGATACACGTCTACAGACGGTATTTAAAGCCGAGGTTAATAGAGCGTGGATCGCTTGAAGACACGGTTGTCCAGTTCGACACAGCATCGGCGCGATTGAGGTCAAGCAGGTTTTTGATCAGCAGCGAAGCATCCCAATTTTTGGTCTCATAGTAAGTGCCAAAGTCAAACTCGGCGTAGCCGGGCAGTTCAAAATCATAGCCATTGAGGCTCGTTGACGTTTGGCCACGAGACGATTGTGAGCGCATACCCAGCGCGTAACGCCAAGGGGTATCAGCAGGGTCGTAGCTGTTCCATACGGTAAGAGAGTTGTACGGTGTCATGTCAGCTTGCTTGCCTGGATCATCGCCGAGCATGGTGTCGTGAGCATCGGTGTACGCGTAACTGATCTGGGTATAAAACTCAGGGTTAAAGTGGTAACGAGCATTCACTTCGACACCGTGCGCGCGGAAGCTCTCACCTGAGTTTTGGTACAGAACCGTCTCGTCGTTATCGGCTGTTTCTGTGTAGGTTAAGTTGGTCTTGTTGATGTAGAACAAGGTGACTGTCGAGGTTAAGCGCTGATCAAAGAAGCTGCCCTTAAAGCCAATTTCGTAGTTATCACTTTGTTCCGGATCATAATCGACGCCATCTTGGCCGTATTGCACGATATCAGAGGTGTCGACAGGATCGTAAGATTGGCTGTACGTTGCGAACAAGTTGACATCGTTATTTAGGCGATAAATGACACCAGCATCATAACTGAAGTGATAGAAGTTCTGCTCAAAATCCCCTGAATTGGATTGTTCTTTACCATTGAAATCAAGATAACCCAGTCCTAATGCCAGGGTAAAGTCGCCGATGGTGACGCGATCTTTGAGGTAAATATTCAGATCGCGATCTGTGGTTGGCGTTAAATCGACATCTTTGAGTGAGCTTGGCATTGCCGAGTACATTTGATCGCTTGGGTCTGAGACGCTAATGGTGTAGTTACCCAGTGCGTCGGCGTTGTCTTGGAAACTGCGAGCAGTGCGGATTTCTGCACGTCGCAAGTTGACGCCAAATAAGACGTGGTGATCAAGGTTTGCTAAGGTGAATTGGCCTTCGGTATTAATGTCCGCTAAGTAGTAAGTGTCGTCGCTTTTTGAGTAAGCCCATTTGCGCTCTAGCGTGGTGTCACCAATGCTGTTGCCAAGCGCTGAGCTATTACTGACATACAGGGTTTGCCCCTCGGCTTCGGTGCGAACATACGAAGCAATACCATTGATGCTCCAGTTTGGATTCAATTGGTGTTCAACCGAAAGCTCTGCGGTTTTCATGGTTGTGGTTGACACATCTAACGGGCTGCCGTAATCGTAGCTGCGGTCGGCAAATGAACCGACTGAGCCTGTGGTCGATCCTAAGCTGCCGTTGATGAAGTTACTGCCAAAGTAGCCGTCAGTCCAACCACTTCCGCCCTGGCGTTCTTGATCTTTGTACTCAAAACGCGGCGTAATACGCGTATGATCACCGATTTTAAACGTCAACGATGTATCGATCAGCACATCGTCATTGCCGTGGTGATCTTGGTAATCTTCGCCATCAGGTGAAACTTGGGCGATCAAGCGATACAAAACATCGTCGTACTCACCGAGTGGGCCAGTCGAGTCAAAATCCATCACCAATTGGTTGCGGTCAAAATAGCCGACATCGCTGGCGGCAAAAGAGCGAGTGCGCAGACCAAAAGTGGTTTGAGCATCTTCTTGGGGTTTTTTGGTGATAGAGTTGATGACACCACCGGCAATCCCGCTGCCGTAGAGCATGCTATCTGCGCCACTTAGAAAAGTCACAGATTCTAAGTTGTACGTATTAGGCAGTAGTGAACCTGTGCCGACATAGAAGGCTTGAAGGTTGCGTAAACCATTGGTCATAAAGGTGTTGATATTGGTTTGAATACCGCGGTGGTAAACAAACCTCGGCGCAGAATATTCCCAGTTAAACCCAGCTTGATAAGCGGCGACATCGCGAGTATCGGTTGCGGCCATATCGCTGATTTCTTCTTTCGAGACTAAGGCAATGGAACGCCCAGTGTCTTTAAGAGAAAGGCTCATCTTAGTGGCGGTGTTATCAATATCGTGTAAACCGTCTCCAGAGCGACCGATAACCTCGATAGTGTCAGTCTCATTGCTGTTGTCTTCAGCAAAAGCGAGAGGGGCCCAAGCGCTCAGCAGGGCACTACTGACAGCGATACTAAGGCGGGTTTTAGAAAAAGAGGGAATTAACTGCACTTTATTTCCTTTATTTACTCAATCATGACGGCCTGCGTCGTTGTTGTATTCCAACTCATAAACTGCCAAATATTGCGTTACAGGCAGAATGAAAAACATATAATTATTATTGATAATGATATTGGGATTGATTATCATTCGAGCGCATTATATGTAAATCATTCTCACTTACAACAAAAAGTTCATTAAAATCGATAAATTGTTGAGTGAACATTCAATTGGCAAATGAAAAGTGTCGAGTGGCACTGAGCTTCAGGGCTAAAAAGGTTAGAAAGAGTATGTTTAAGGCTTTTCAGGCGATTTTTGGGGCACTTGTGCTGACGGTTTCTTTGTCTGCTTATGGACAAACCATGACGATTACTACGGCAAAGGGCGAGCAAACCTTGGCAGGGAAACCCGAGACCATGGTGGTGTTTGACTTGCTTTCGTTAGATACATTAGACGCGCTAGGGGTAACACTGAAAGCCAAACCCAATAATTTAAAATTGGACTATATCGATAATTTTGTCGCTAATCCCGTCAGTATCGGTACATCTTCTCAACCTAATTACGAAAATATCGTTAAGATGAACCCCGACTTAATTGTCGTTGGGGGCGGTTCTTCTCGTTTGATGAAGCCGTTATCGGCCATTGCGCCGACGATAGACATGTACGTGAGTAGTGGTGATTATGTTGCGCAAATGTTGTCTCGTTTGGAAAACTTTGCTCTTATCACAGCAACACAAGAACGTGGTGAGCAACTCAAACAGGCATTTTTAAGCAAACTTACCCAAGCTCAAAGCGCCGTTCAGGGAAAGGGAAAAACGCTGATTGTGATGACTAATGGCAATAAATTGTCGACATTTGGTTTGAAATCTCGTTTTGGCTGGCTGTTTAGTGATGTTGGTTTAGTGCCGGCAATGACCAATATCGATCCTAAAAGTCACGGTGAAAGCATTTCATTTGAATACATTGCTAAGGTCGACCCCGATTATCTGCTCGTGGTGGATCGCGCCGCGGCAATTGGCCGTCAAAGTCAGGCAGCGGCAGTGACTTTAGATACCCCGCTGGTCAAGCAAACGAAGGCGGGTAAAGCGGGGAACATCATTTACCTAACTCCAGGCCCGGCTTACGTTACGGGTTCGGCTTATCAAGGTATGAACACCGTTTTGGACGAGCTGATAGCGGCCTACGGCGACTGATCAATGGCCTACCCTTTGATGATTATCTCACTGCTGATCCTCTCAGCAGTGAGTCTTATTATTGGTAGTGGTGACTTACTCACAACGACCACTCAGGCACAGCAATTATTGTGGCTCAGTCGTTGGCCGCGTACCGCCGCCGTGATATTAACGGGCGTTTGCATGACCATTTGCGGGGTAATCATGCAACTGTTGGTACGCAATCGCTTTGTTGAGCCAAGCACTACCGGTACCACTGAGGCAAGTATGATTGGCTTGTTAATTGCGGCCGTTTGGTTTCCTGAGTGGCCAGTCCTTGCCAAAATGACCTTAGCGTCCGTTTGTGCATTGGCGGGGTTGATGATTTTTTTGCTCCTCACTCGTCGCTTGCCGCGCTCTCAGCCTTTGTTAATCCCATTAGTTGGGTTGATTTATGGCGGGATCTTGGGCGCTGTGGCCACGTATTTTGCTTTTCAAACGGAATTGTTGCAGTACCTCAGCATTTGGATGACAGGTGAGTTCTCCGGTGTGATTGCCGGTCGCTATGAGTTGTTGTGGTTGGCTGGCGCCTTTGCCTTGCTCAGTTATTTGGTGGCGGATCAATTTACTATCGCAGGATTTGGGCAGCAGGCCAGCCAAAGCTTGGGGCTAAACTACCACTCCATTGTCGCTCTTGGCGTCGCGACAGTGGCGATTTGTTCGAGTTTGGTGGTGGTGACCGTGGGGATGTTACCCTTTATTGGTTTGATCGTGCCTAACTTAGTGTCGAGGTGGATGGGCGATAACTTACGCCAAACCTTGCCGATGGTCGCAGGTGTTGGTGCCATATTTACCCTGGTCGCCGATATTCTCGGGCGCGTATTGCGCTATCCCTACGAAATCCCAGCAGGCACTATTTTTGGTGCACTTGGTGCGGTCGTGTTTTTGTGGTTACTGTTTCAAGGTCGACAGCATG from Vibrio sp. HB236076 carries:
- a CDS encoding TonB-dependent siderophore receptor; this encodes MQLIPSFSKTRLSIAVSSALLSAWAPLAFAEDNSNETDTIEVIGRSGDGLHDIDNTATKMSLSLKDTGRSIALVSKEEISDMAATDTRDVAAYQAGFNWEYSAPRFVYHRGIQTNINTFMTNGLRNLQAFYVGTGSLLPNTYNLESVTFLSGADSMLYGSGIAGGVINSITKKPQEDAQTTFGLRTRSFAASDVGYFDRNQLVMDFDSTGPLGEYDDVLYRLIAQVSPDGEDYQDHHGNDDVLIDTSLTFKIGDHTRITPRFEYKDQERQGGSGWTDGYFGSNFINGSLGSTTGSVGSFADRSYDYGSPLDVSTTTMKTAELSVEHQLNPNWSINGIASYVRTEAEGQTLYVSNSSALGNSIGDTTLERKWAYSKSDDTYYLADINTEGQFTLANLDHHVLFGVNLRRAEIRTARSFQDNADALGNYTISVSDPSDQMYSAMPSSLKDVDLTPTTDRDLNIYLKDRVTIGDFTLALGLGYLDFNGKEQSNSGDFEQNFYHFSYDAGVIYRLNNDVNLFATYSQSYDPVDTSDIVQYGQDGVDYDPEQSDNYEIGFKGSFFDQRLTSTVTLFYINKTNLTYTETADNDETVLYQNSGESFRAHGVEVNARYHFNPEFYTQISYAYTDAHDTMLGDDPGKQADMTPYNSLTVWNSYDPADTPWRYALGMRSQSSRGQTSTSLNGYDFELPGYAEFDFGTYYETKNWDASLLIKNLLDLNRADAVSNWTTVSSSDPRSINLGFKYRL
- a CDS encoding siderophore ABC transporter substrate-binding protein, which codes for MFKAFQAIFGALVLTVSLSAYGQTMTITTAKGEQTLAGKPETMVVFDLLSLDTLDALGVTLKAKPNNLKLDYIDNFVANPVSIGTSSQPNYENIVKMNPDLIVVGGGSSRLMKPLSAIAPTIDMYVSSGDYVAQMLSRLENFALITATQERGEQLKQAFLSKLTQAQSAVQGKGKTLIVMTNGNKLSTFGLKSRFGWLFSDVGLVPAMTNIDPKSHGESISFEYIAKVDPDYLLVVDRAAAIGRQSQAAAVTLDTPLVKQTKAGKAGNIIYLTPGPAYVTGSAYQGMNTVLDELIAAYGD
- a CDS encoding ABC transporter permease; amino-acid sequence: MAYPLMIISLLILSAVSLIIGSGDLLTTTTQAQQLLWLSRWPRTAAVILTGVCMTICGVIMQLLVRNRFVEPSTTGTTEASMIGLLIAAVWFPEWPVLAKMTLASVCALAGLMIFLLLTRRLPRSQPLLIPLVGLIYGGILGAVATYFAFQTELLQYLSIWMTGEFSGVIAGRYELLWLAGAFALLSYLVADQFTIAGFGQQASQSLGLNYHSIVALGVATVAICSSLVVVTVGMLPFIGLIVPNLVSRWMGDNLRQTLPMVAGVGAIFTLVADILGRVLRYPYEIPAGTIFGALGAVVFLWLLFQGRQHDK